In Candidatus Atribacteria bacterium, the DNA window AAATATCACTACTCGATCCGATAAAAAACCCTATGCCTCTATTATTGCTATCCCTATCATTGGGAGTCATTCAAATTTATACTGGATTTATTATCAAATTTATTACGAATGTTAAAAAAAATAGAATTAAAGCAGGCTTAATGGATCAAGGTTCATGGTTGTTCCTAATTACCGGAATACTTCTATTTATTTTAACCAGCACTATTAGTTCTTTATCTGGATTTTCAATTATTATAAAATATGTAATTTGGGCAGGGCTACTATCTGTAGTTATTACACAGGGAAGGGCCAACAAGAATATTATCTTAAAAGCTGCTGGTGGTATACTCAGCTTATACGATATTATCGGCTATTTTAGTGATATCCTTTCTTATTCACGACTATTTGCCCTGGGATTGTCTACTGCAGTGTTAGCAATTGTCGTTAATAATTTCGTCATGCTATTTAAAGACATTCCAATTATTGGAGTAGTTATGGCAATTTTAGTTTTTCTTATCGGCCATCTGTTCAATATGGTTATAAGTGGTATGGGTGCATTTATTCACTCAACTCGTTT includes these proteins:
- a CDS encoding V-type ATP synthase subunit I codes for the protein ISLLDPIKNPMPLLLLSLSLGVIQIYTGFIIKFITNVKKNRIKAGLMDQGSWLFLITGILLFILTSTISSLSGFSIIIKYVIWAGLLSVVITQGRANKNIILKAAGGILSLYDIIGYFSDILSYSRLFALGLSTAVLAIVVNNFVMLFKDIPIIGVVMAILVFLIGHLFNMVISGMGAFIHSTRLQYVEYFTKFYEGGGTPFKPFKIITKYIQVQK